A DNA window from Malus domestica chromosome 12, GDT2T_hap1 contains the following coding sequences:
- the LOC103449855 gene encoding DNA-directed RNA polymerase V subunit 5A has translation MDVEGEPANGETNGEILGPCLTSHIDDGSAESHRYYLSRRTVLETLRDRGYSVPASEIDLSLQDFRFLHGPTPDIERLRFSATHCTDPSDRMLVIYCGPGIVKVNVIRGLHSQIANKDTLTGLMLITQNQVTNQALKTLELYPFKTEIFQITDLLVNITKHVLKPKHQVLTDKEKGKLLKKYNVEEKQLPRLSRKDAISRYHGLEKGQVVKVTCTGDITESHVTYRCIW, from the exons atggacgtGGAGGGAGAGCCGGCGAATGGGGAAACCAACGGGGAGATTCTGGGGCCTTGCCTGACCAGCCACATAGACGATGGTAGCGCAGAGAGCCACAGATACTACCTCTCACGGAGAACGGTGCTGGAGACGCTGAGGGACAGAGGCTATTCTGTTCCCGCCTCCGAAATCGACCTCTCTCTCCAAGACTTCCGCTTCCTCCACGGCCCCACTCCCGATATCGAGCGCCTACGCTTCTCCGCCACTCATTGCACCGACCCTTCTGACAGG ATGCTGGTCATTTACTGTGGCCCTGGTATCGTGAAGGTTAATGTGATTCGTGGGCTACATTCTCAGATTGCTAATAAGGACACTTTGACGGGGCTCATGTTAATTACCCAAAACCAAGTAACAAACCAAGCTCTAAAAACTCTGGAACTTTATCCGTTTAAAACTGAAATATTCCAG ATTACCGACTTGCTTGTTAACATCACGAAGCATGTCTTGAAGCCAAAGCATCAGGTGCTGACggacaaagagaaaggaaaactCCTAAAGAAGTACAACGTAGAAGAAAAGCAG CTTCCTCGACTTTCACGAAAAGACGCAATTTCACGGTACCATGGACTTGAGAAGGGGCAGGTAGTGAAAGTTACTTGCACTGGTGATATTACCGAGTCTCATGTTACATACCGTTGCATCTGGTGA
- the LOC103449856 gene encoding uncharacterized protein yields the protein MAMPWGVTVWMAKMVWLALTGWVSSCLAVADEVAGSLRTGDIGPFHVG from the coding sequence ATGGCAATGCCATGGGGCGTGACTGTTTGGATGGCGAAGATGGTGTGGTTGGCTCTCACCGGCTGGGTTTCGTCTTGCTTGGCCGTTGCCGATGAAGTCGCCGGCTCCCTTAGAACAGGAGATATTGGCCCTTTTCATGTCGGCTGA
- the LOC103449857 gene encoding pentatricopeptide repeat-containing protein At2g35030, mitochondrial codes for MFARLQVPITMIHLSNRTRLPLLSYAQAILPMRCNLKCLYHSMNYKVTPRITSPERDFSANFNVAQSNWLITKLSRDGKVGEARQVFDEMPNKDVVTWTTVITGYIKCGMVEEARRLFDRVDAKKNVITWTALVSGYIRLKRIKEAERLFYEMPEKNVVSWNTMIDGYARDGQVDRALDLFKRMPERNVVSWNTVLTALVQCGRIEGARYLFKLMPERDIISWTAMVAGFSRNGMIDEAREFFERMPKRNVVSWNAMITGYTQNLRLDEALELFERMPERDMPSWNTMITGFIHNGDLKRAEELFVKMPQKNVISWTTMITGYVQDGENEKALMTFSNMLADNGVKPNQGTFVSVLSACSNLAGFSEGQQIHQMITKTVHQECAFLVSALINMYSKCGELVTARKMFEDGLTIHRDVVSWNGMIAAYAHHGCGIEAINLFNEMRKLGFKPDDVTYVGLLSACSHAGLVEEGIKYFNELLTDGSIEVREDHYTCLVDLCGRAGRLKEAFDVLKKLGTKLSASVWGALAAGCNVHGNIDIGKLAAEKLLEEGPENPGSYLLLSNIYASSGKWREAAKMRMELKEKRLKKQPGCSWIEVGNKVHVFVVGDESHCQSKVIYSLLSNLHERMKKIGYVVQ; via the coding sequence ATGTTTGCCCGGTTACAAGTGCCAATtaccatgatacatcttagcAACAGAACTAGATTACCTCTCTTGAGTTATGCCCAGGCTATCCTTCCCATGCGATGTAATCTCAAATGTCTATACCATTCCATGAACTACAAGGTGACACCTAGAATCACATCCCCTgagagagattttagtgccAATTTTAATGTGGCACAATCCAACTGGTTGATTACCAAACTAAGCAGGGATGGAAAGGTTGGAGAAGCACGCCAAGTGTTTGATGAGATGCCTAACAAAGACGTGGTGACATGGACGACAGTGATCACAGGGTATATCAAGTGTGGGATGGTTGAGGAGGCTAGGAGGCTGTTTGACAGAGTGGATGCTAAGAAGAATGTGATTACGTGGACTGCGTTGGTTAGTGGGTATATAAGGCTGAAACGAATTAAGGAGGCAGAGAGGTTGTTTTATGAGATGCCGGAGAAGAATGTGGTTTCTTGGAACACCATGATTGATGGGTATGCACGGGATGGCCAGGTGGATAGGGCTTTGGACTTGTTTAAGAGGATGCCAGAGAGGAATGTGGTTTCGTGGAATACAGTTTTAACCGCTTTGGTACAGTGTGGCAGGATTGAAGGGGCAAGGTATCTTTTCAAACTGATGCCCGAAAGGGATATTATTTCCTGGACAGCAATGGTTGCGGGATTTTCAAGAAATGGCATGATTGATGAAGCTCGAGAATTTTTTGAGAGGATGCCCAAAAGGAATGTGGTGTCGTGGAATGCAATGATTACAGGCTACACCCAGAATTTGAGATTGGATGAGGCTCTTGAATTGTTTGAGAGGATGCCAGAGAGGGACATGCCTTCATGGAATACAATGATCACTGGTTTTATTCATAATGGGGATTTAAAGAGGGCAGAGGAGTTGTTTGTGAAAATGCCACAGAAGAACGTCATCTCTTGGACTACAATGATCACAGGGTATGTACAAGATGGGGAAAATGAAAAAGCATTGATGACTTTTTCAAACATGCTGGCAGATAATGGAGTGAAACCTAATCAGGGAACTTTTGTGAGCGTTTTAAGTGCTTGTAGTAACTTAGCTGGTTTTAGTGAGGGACAACAAATTCATCAGATGATAACTAAAACAGTCCATCAGGAATGTGCATTCTTGGTATCCGCACTCATAAACATGTATTCAAAATGTGGGGAGTTAGTCACTGCTAGGAAGATGTTTGAAGATGGATTGACCATTCATAGGGATGTGGTCTCATGGAATGGTATGATCGCAGCCTATGCACATCATGGATGTGGCATTGAGGCGATTAACTTGTTTAATGAAATGCGGAAATTAGGATTCAAACCTGATGATGTTACCTATGTGGGGCTGCTTTCTGCATGCAGTCATGCTGGTTTGGTGGAGGAGGggataaaatattttaatgagCTTCTTACAGATGGGTCAATAGAAGTGAGGGAAGATCATTACACATGCTTGGTTGATCTCTGTGGTCGGGCAGGGAGGCTTAAGGAGGCTTTTGATGTCCTTAAGAAGCTGGGAACTAAGCTATCAGCATCTGTTTGGGGGGCTCTTGCTGCTGGATGCAATGTTCATGGTAACATAGATATCGGGAAGCTGGCTGCCGAGAAGCTTTTAGAGGAGGGGCCAGAGAATCCAGGCAGTTACTTGTTGTTGAGTAACATATATGCTTCATCTGGGAAATGGAGAGAAGCTGCAAAGATGAGAATGGAATTGAAAGAGAAGAGGTTGAAGAAGCAACCTGGGTGCAGTTGGATAGAAGTTGGAAATAAGGTGCATGTGTTTGTGGTTGGCGATGAGTCTCATTGTCAATCTAAGGTTATATATTCTTTACTTAGCAATCTTCATGAAAGAATGAAGAAGATTGGGTATGTCGTACAATGA